A window of Bacillota bacterium genomic DNA:
CCCCTTACGCCACTGCGCTGGTACTCAAGAAACTGGGTCGACACCCACGTACCTGGACCAAGACCCCGCGCACCCGGGAATGAGCGGGACCGAGGGCAGAGGCTGGTATGCCGCCAGGAAAGCTCGGGGAGGGATGGGTTTGGGCAGTCAGGTGGAGGAACGGCCGGTACGGGTCCTCATAATGGGGGCGGCAGGACGGGATTTCCACAACTTCAACGTGTTCTTCCGGGGGAACCCACGTTTTCGCGTGGTGGCCTTCACCGCGACCCAGATTCCCGACATCGCGGGCCGGCGGTATCCCCCGGAACTGGCGGGGCCTGGCTACCCCGAGGGGATTCCCGTCTACCCCGAGGAGGAACTGGGCCACCTCATCAAGCTGCGCCAGGTGGAACGGGTGGTTTTCGCGTACAGCGACGTCTCTCATGAGTACGTGATGCACCGGGCCTCCGAGGCGCTGGCCCTGGGTGCGGATTTCTGGATCATGGGTCCGGACAGCACCATGCTCAAATCCGCCCGCCCCGTGATTTCGGTCTGCGCGGTGCGCACGGGGGCAGGCAAATCTCAGACTTCCCGGCGGGTGGCGGACATCCTGAAGGCCCTGGGGAAAAAGGCAGCGGTGGTGCGTCACCCCATGCCATATGGGCAATTGGACCAGCAGGTGGTGCAGCGCTTCGCCACCCGGGACGACCTGGACCGCCACCGCTGTACAATCGAGGAACGGGAAGAGTACGAAGCGCACATAGAACGGGGAAACGTGGTCTTCGCCGGGGTGGACTACGAGGCCATCCTGCGCGAGGCCGAGAAGGAGGGCGACATCGTCCTGTGGGAGGGGGGAAACAACGATCTCCCCTTTTACCGTCCTGACCTCCACATCGTGGTGGCGGATCCCCACCGAGCCGGGCACGAAGTGACTTACCACCCGGGGGAGGCAAACCTCCGCATGGCGGACGTGGTGGTGATTAACAAGGTGGACACCGCCACGCCCGAGGCCGTGGACACCGTACGGCGCCACCTGAGTCAGGTCAATCCCCTGGCCACCGTGGTGGAGGCAGCGTCGCCCCTTACGGTGGAGGACGGAGCGCGTCTCACCGGCAAGAAGGTGG
This region includes:
- a CDS encoding cyclic 2,3-diphosphoglycerate synthase translates to MGAAGRDFHNFNVFFRGNPRFRVVAFTATQIPDIAGRRYPPELAGPGYPEGIPVYPEEELGHLIKLRQVERVVFAYSDVSHEYVMHRASEALALGADFWIMGPDSTMLKSARPVISVCAVRTGAGKSQTSRRVADILKALGKKAAVVRHPMPYGQLDQQVVQRFATRDDLDRHRCTIEEREEYEAHIERGNVVFAGVDYEAILREAEKEGDIVLWEGGNNDLPFYRPDLHIVVADPHRAGHEVTYHPGEANLRMADVVVINKVDTATPEAVDTVRRHLSQVNPLATVVEAASPLTVEDGARLTGKKVVVVEDGPTLTHGEMRYGAGVLVARRWGAELVDPRPYARGSIAETYQKYPHIGPLLPAMGYGPEQLQELQDTLADVPADLVVVATPIDLARVISLNRPAVRVRYELQEIGRPNLGDILQDFFRRRLPRREPLKRKLEPRRIRLCRHVPAF